A section of the Felis catus isolate Fca126 chromosome B2, F.catus_Fca126_mat1.0, whole genome shotgun sequence genome encodes:
- the LOC101100889 gene encoding olfactory receptor 12D2-like — MLNQSSVTAFLLLGVTDIQALQPYLFVVFLAIYMVSVVGNGAVLLVVVSDPRLHLPMYFFLGNLSCLDICYSTVTLPKMLENFFSTRKAISFLGCISQLHFFHFLGSTEAMLLAVMAFDRFVAICRPLHYSVIMNYQLCTRMAVTVWTIGFFHALLHSMMTSRLNFCGSHQIHHFFCDVKPLLELACGNTELNQWLLNTVTGTIAMGPFFLTLLSYFSIIISLFSKTHSCSALRKALSTCASHFMVVILLYVPVIFTYISPTSGSSMDQDQVAAIMYTVVTPMLNPLIYTLRNKDVKAALSSIFTRRGDLNTSRAHF; from the coding sequence ATGCTGAATCAATCCTCAGTCACTGCATTTCTCCTCCTGGGAGTCACAGACATCCAAGCACTGCAGCCTTATCTCTTCGTGGTTTTCCTTGCAATCTACATGGTCAGTGTGGTTGGCAATGGAGCAGTCCTCCTGGTTGTCGTCTCTGATCCAAGACTCCATTtacccatgtatttcttcctgggAAATCTGTCGTGTCTAGATATCTGCTACTCCACGGTGACACTGCCAAAGATGCTGGAGAACTTCTTCTCTACACGCAAGGCAATTTCCTTCTTGGGATGCATAAGCCAGCTTCACTTCTTCCACTTCCTGGGCAGCACGGAGGCCATGCTGTTGGCCGTGATGGCCTTTGACCGCTTTGTGGCCATCTGCAGGCCACTGCATTACTCTGTCATCATGAATTACCAGCTCTGCACCCGGATGGCTGTCACAGTCTGGACCATTGGTTTTTTCCATGCCCTGTTGCACTCCATGATGACCTCTCGCTTGAACTTCTGTGGTTCTCATCAGATCCATCACTTCTTCTGTGATGTCAAGCCTTTGCTGGAGTTGGCCTGCGGGAACACGGAGCTCAACCAGTGGCTTCTCAACACGGTTACCGGGACCATTGCCATGGGCCCCTTCTTCCTAACACTTCTCTCCTACTTCTCCATAatcatctctcttttctccaaGACCCACTCCTGTAGTGCGCTCCGCAAAGCACTGTCCACGTGTGCCTCTCACTTCATGGTGGTCATTCTTCTCTATGTTCCTGTTATCTTCACTTACATATCTCCTACCTCAGGCAGCTCCATGGACCAGGACCAGGTCGCTGCCATCATGTACACTGTGGTCACTCCTATGCTGAACCCACTGATCTATACACTGAGGAACAAGGACGTGAAGGCTGCCTTGAGTAGTATCTTCACAAGGAGGGGCGACCTGAACACATCTAGAGCACACTTCTAA
- the LOC101101134 gene encoding olfactory receptor 12D2-like, whose amino-acid sequence MLNQTSVTAFLLLGVTDIQALQPYLFVVFLAIYMVSVVGNGAVLLVVVSDPRLHLPMYFFLGNLSCLDICYSTVTLPKMLENFFSTRKAISFLGCISQLHFFHFLGSTEAMLLAVMAFDRFVAICRPLHYSVIMNYQLCTRMAVTVWTIGFFHALLHSMMTSRLNFCGSHQIHHFFCDVKPLLELACGNTELNQWLLNTVTGTIAMGPFFLTLLSYFTIIISLFSKTHSCSALRKALSTCASHFMVVIVFYAPVTFIYISPTSGSSMQDQVAAIMYTVVTPMLNPLIYTLRNKDVKAALSRVFRRRDDLSKFRAHF is encoded by the coding sequence ATGCTGAATCAAACCTCAGTCACTGCATTTCTCCTCCTGGGAGTCACAGACATCCAAGCACTGCAGCCTTATCTCTTCGTGGTTTTCCTTGCAATTTACATGGTCAGTGTGGTTGGCAATGGAGCAGTCCTCCTGGTTGTCGTCTCTGATCCAAGACTCCATTtacccatgtatttcttcctgggAAATCTGTCGTGTCTAGATATCTGCTACTCCACGGTGACACTGCCAAAGATGCTGGAGAACTTCTTCTCTACACGCAAGGCAATTTCCTTCTTGGGATGCATAAGCCAGCTTCACTTCTTCCACTTCCTGGGCAGCACGGAGGCCATGCTGTTGGCCGTGATGGCCTTTGACCGCTTTGTGGCCATCTGCAGGCCACTGCATTACTCTGTCATCATGAATTACCAGCTCTGCACCCGGATGGCTGTCACAGTCTGGACCATTGGTTTTTTCCATGCCCTGTTGCACTCCATGATGACCTCCCGCTTGAACTTCTGTGGTTCTCATCAGATCCATCACTTCTTCTGTGATGTCAAGCCTTTGCTGGAGTTGGCCTGCGGGAACACGGAGCTCAACCAGTGGCTTCTCAACACGGTTACCGGGACCATTGCCATGGGCCCCTTCTTCCTAACACTTCTTTCCTACTTCACCATAatcatctctcttttctccaaGACCCACTCCTGTAGTGCGCTCCGCAAAGCACTGTCCACGTGTGCCTCTCACTTCATGGTGGTCATTGTTTTCTATGCTCCTGTTACCTTCATTTACATATCTCCTACCTCAGGCAGCTCCATGCAGGACCAGGTCGCCGCTATCATGTACACTGTGGTCACTCCTATGCTGAACCCACTGATCTATACACTGAGGAACAAGGACGTGAAGGCTGCCTTGAGTAGGGTCTTCAGAAGGAGGGACGACCTGAGCAAATTCAGAGCACACTTCTAA